From Bradyrhizobium sp. 4:
GGTTGCCTCACCAAAATTCCAGGCTCAACCAGCGATCTGGTCACTTGGGACTACGGTCATCTGACAACGAATGGCGCAATCCTTGCTGCTCAGGCGATCCAGAAGATGGACACCGCACTATCGACGGCAAGGTGAATAGCGATCGCGTGACACAGTCCCCTGCTGTCGCGATTTGGTCGTCGCCGAAGGAGAGCACACCAAGAGGTTCCGGTTCATGAACGCAGGACGCGAGCGACGGTCAACTAGAAAAAGAACCCCGAATGCTGCTCCCCGTTCAAGACTGCCCCGTGGAGAGCTCCAATAACACCGTCCCCGTTCAGGTCTTGATGGAAATTGCTCTCTAAAGCGGCTAACGAAGCGCTTGAGCCCAGCACCCCACCGATCAGGTTGCCCGCGTGACCGTCCGCGAATGGCAAACCATCATGCTTCAATTCCGGGCTAGCGCCGCCATTTCCAAGGTTGCCGAAATAGAACTTAGCGGAGGCCAGCTTGTTGGAACCGAAAGCTTCGATCCCCGCCGTCGGTGCTGGCGACGCACCAATGACCCCGTCTCCGTTCAAGTCCTGATGAAAACTGCTCTCGAAGGACACCAATGAAGCACTTGTCCCTGACACACCACCGATCAAGTTGGAAATGTAGTTGCCGTCCCTGTCGGTGCTCCATACCGAGTAGTTATCGGCGCCGTCCACTTTCCACGCTACCTGATATCCGGAGCCGATCTGCTCGACTCCGATAGGACTCCAACCGCCCGCCTGGCCCGCCACAAATGGAGAATTGTTATATTTCAGTTCTGGGCCCGCGCCGCTACCAATGTTGTCGAGATAGAACTTACTGCCGACCTGGACCAGCTTGGTCGAACCGAAAGATTCGATCACCGCTGTCGCTGCTGCCGACGCTCCAATTACCCCGTCTCCGTTCAAGTCCTGATGAAAACCGCTCTCGAATGACACCAACGAGGCGCTTGAGCCCGACACACCGCCGATCAGGTTAGAAATATAATTGCCATTGCTGTCGGTGCTCCACACCGAATAGTTGTCAGCGGCGGCCACTTTCCAGGCGACCTGATAGCCGGAGCCGGTCTGCTCGACCCCGATCGGGGTCCATCCGCCCGCCTGACCGTCCACGAATGGCGAACCATTGTATGTCAACTCCGGACCCACGCTGCCGCTGCCGACGTCGCCAAAATAGAAATTAGAACCCACCTTGATCAGCTCTGTTGATCCGAAGGACTCAATCACCGTTCTCGATGGTAAACCAATGATGCCGTCCCCATTCAGGTCTTGGTGAAAAGCGCTTTCGAATGACGCCAACGAAGCACTTGAGCCGGAGACGCCACCGATCACGTTGGAGATGTAGTTGCCGTTGCTATCGGTGCTCCACACTGAATAGTTATCGACGCCAATCATCTTCCAGGCCACCTGATAGCCGGAGCCGATCTGCTCAACTCCGATCGGAGTCCAGCTGCCAAACTGCCCGGCCACATAAGCCGTACCCTGATATTTCAGCGTTGGCCCTGTGCCGGCGCCAACCGGGTCAAGATTATAGAGGCCGCCCGACTGGACGAGCGCAGTCATGCCCGTTGCTTCTATCGTGACAGGAATCAACGACGAGCTGGCGACCGTGCCATCTGCGAACTGAAGGTACTCAATGCCGGTGTCGGTATCCACGCCATCAGGCGAGGCGCCACGCAAATCCGTGACGGTGAACGTCTGCGTGCTCGCATTGAAAGAAATAGAATAGTTGGCCCTATTGCCCGAATACAGCGCCGTATCGGTACCGGCGCCGCCAATAATAGTGTCGTTGCCGCCACCGCCCGTGATCATATCGTTGCCGGAGCCGCCGTTCAGCGTGTTGGCGATGACGTTCCCGATGATGGTGTCGTTGCCGGATCCGCCGGTGGCGTTGTCGATGTAGGAGCGCGCGTCGTTGTTGTAGAGATAGGCGTTGTAGACGTTACCCGAGGCGGAATGGCCGTTGCCGAGATTGGCCAGTTGCACTGACGAGAACAGTGACGACGCACCGGGATTGAGATTGATGCTCAAATTCGTCGTGTAGCTCGATAGATCGTAGGTATCGACGCCGCCCCCGTCCCACACCGTCGCGTAGATGCGGTTCGCCGAGCCTCCGACGCCACCGCCCGGCGCGAGCTGTCCGACGCCGTTGATGAACTCCTGCCCCGTGGTCGGGTTCCAGCTGTAGACCGTGCTGCCGCTCTGGGTTGTGTAGTTCGCGCCGTACATCGTTTGTAGCGCGAGGATATCGTTGGCCATGTAGGTCTGCGGATAGCCATACGCCTCGTTGGTGTACCCGCTCGTGGTCGAAGCACCGACATAGCTGCGATAGCTCATGACGGTATATTCGCTGTCGTCGTGAGCCGTGGGAACTGCGACGTTAGCGATGCCGCCAGTTTCCTGACTGTGCTTGAGGCCGAAGGCGTGACCAAGCTCGTGCAGCGCGGTCGTGAAATAGTAATTGCCGAGCCTTGCCTGCGTGTAGTCGTATTTGGTCCCGAACCACACGTCGCCGCCGGCGGCATAGTTGCCGGGATAGTAGGCATAGGAGGTCGGATTGGCCGCCGGCGACTGCGCGACCATGATATCGGCGCCGTTCGTGCCCGCGTACTGGAGGGCGGCGTTGGTGTAGCTGAGGATCAGTCCGACCGCGTAATTGATCGCCGCCTGCATCTGGCTCGGCGCCGAGGCGAAGCCGGCCTGCGTCGGCTCGCTGCTGCCGCCGGAATAGGGACTGGCGTAGTCGCTGGGCGAGTCGGGAAAGCTGTAGGTGATCGTGCCGGACCATTTGTAGCCTGACAGCAGGCCGTCGATCTCGGCGTTGTTGGTGGCACTGACATTGACGGCGGTGGCCAAGGGAATCTCCGAAGCAGCGAAACCTGTTCGATTCGGGTGCGGACAGGTGATTCTAGCTTGAGAGTTAAACGTTTGGTTTAATTTGGGCGAACCGGTCCGGACCCCTTCCGTAGGCCGTGTTAGCCATCAAATCCCGTAGTCATACGGGCCAGAACAAGAAGGGATGTCGGTTCCGGCGACCTCCTTGTTGCGAGTGAAATTATGAAACGACGTTCCCTCTCGGCCGGCCTATTCGGCGCCCTGATGGCGCTCGCCGGGCCGGGCCATCTACCTTTCGGAGGACTGCCTGTCATGGTCGGCAAAGCCAATGGGGATGAGAGCGGCAAGCAAAGCGCCAGGCATGGCGGCACAGCGGGACGCGCGCCCTCCGTTCCAATGGCCCGCGACCCCTCGGCTGCGGTCGCGGAGGAGTACGAATCCGCCCGTCGCAAGGGAACGCGGGAGGCGTTCGAGCTGTTCATTGCGCGCCACGGCGATGACCCGCTGGCCGAGCGGGCGCGCGCTGAGCTGAAACAGCTGGCGCGCTGATCCTTCGCGGCGCCCCTCAGGCATTGCATTTCAACAGGCGGCATCCGCGCGGCCCAGACCTGCCGCGTGACGTCTTGCTGCATGGTCTTTCGGCACTGTGGTAGGCCCCCACTCGGTCCCGGAGCCCATCAAGATGCCCTTTCCGCATGCCTCGGAAGCCCTGTCACGCTTTCACCGTGCTCGATCTGACCCGCGTCCGGTCCGGGCCCACCTGCGTGCGGCAGCTCGCGGATTGGGGCGCGAATGTGATCAAGATCGATGCGCTGACCGAGGATGCTGGCGGCGAACAGCCGGGCGGACCGCGGCGCGGCTCGGACTTCCAGAATTTGCACCGCAACAAGCGAGCGATGACCTTGAACCTGAAGGACGAGCGGGGGCTCGCCGCGTTCAAGCCTCTCGCCGCCAAGGCGGACGTCGTGGTCGAGAACTTCCGGCCCGACGTGAAGAAGAAGCTCGGCATCGAGCTGACCGGCGAATTTGCGATGCTGGAACCACTTCTGATTGCCACAAGCGCTGCTTATCCGCTCACCGTGTTGCTGCTCAAGCGCTCGATCTTGAGCGAAAAGATCGTGCGGCGCGGCCAGCACTCGTGCGCGAATACGACATCGCCCCCCTTTTGACCTACTTCGCGTGAACGAAGTGATTGTGAGGGATGTCGATACCCTGCCCGCGACCATGACCGTCGGCGAAGCGGTATCGTTTTTCTCCGACGGGAACGACGTCACAAGTCCTATCCGCTGATAGACACGGGCGGACGGGTCTCCGGACTCGTCGGCCGCTCGGACCTCCTGCGCTGGCGTGCCGCAAGCGCCGATGGTCGCGCCACCCTGTTCGACTGCGCCTCAGACAGCTCGCTCACGCTCGGCTATCCGAACGAGCCCGTGTCGTATGTCGCCGATCGGATGGTTCTGGCCGACGCCGGCCGGGTGCCGATCGTCGAGCACGCGACCGGGCATCTCGTCCTGGTTGCCCGCAAGGATCTCCTGCGCATTTGCGCCACAGCGAGATCCGTCAAGACGCGGCGGTCCGCTTTCTTCGGCCCCGGCCGCCGCAAGCCGGCACATCACGCGACCGTCCTGGACGACGCGCCGACGACCTGATCGAGCTGGTCGAGCGAGATTTTGCGCAGGTCCCGGCTCTCGCGCAGCGCCTCGTACCAGTCGACGGTGAGACGCAGACCCTGGGCCAGATCGAGCTGCGGCGTCCAGCCGAGCTCGCTGCGCGCCTTGGCGCAGTCGAGCTTGAGATAGGCAGCTTCGTGCGGGTGCGGGCCGGCATCGGCCGTCCAGCGCGCGCCGTCGCCCCACAGCGCGATCAGATGTTCGACCACGGTCCCGACCGGCACCTCGCTTGCGGCATCCGGCCCGAAATTCCAGCCGCCAATGAAATGATCATCGCCCGCGAGCCGCTCGACCAGCGTGAGATAGCCGAGCACCGGATCGAGCGCGTGCTGCCAGGGCCGCACCGAATTGGGGTTGCGG
This genomic window contains:
- a CDS encoding M10 family metallopeptidase C-terminal domain-containing protein, which gives rise to MATAVNVSATNNAEIDGLLSGYKWSGTITYSFPDSPSDYASPYSGGSSEPTQAGFASAPSQMQAAINYAVGLILSYTNAALQYAGTNGADIMVAQSPAANPTSYAYYPGNYAAGGDVWFGTKYDYTQARLGNYYFTTALHELGHAFGLKHSQETGGIANVAVPTAHDDSEYTVMSYRSYVGASTTSGYTNEAYGYPQTYMANDILALQTMYGANYTTQSGSTVYSWNPTTGQEFINGVGQLAPGGGVGGSANRIYATVWDGGGVDTYDLSSYTTNLSINLNPGASSLFSSVQLANLGNGHSASGNVYNAYLYNNDARSYIDNATGGSGNDTIIGNVIANTLNGGSGNDMITGGGGNDTIIGGAGTDTALYSGNRANYSISFNASTQTFTVTDLRGASPDGVDTDTGIEYLQFADGTVASSSLIPVTIEATGMTALVQSGGLYNLDPVGAGTGPTLKYQGTAYVAGQFGSWTPIGVEQIGSGYQVAWKMIGVDNYSVWSTDSNGNYISNVIGGVSGSSASLASFESAFHQDLNGDGIIGLPSRTVIESFGSTELIKVGSNFYFGDVGSGSVGPELTYNGSPFVDGQAGGWTPIGVEQTGSGYQVAWKVAAADNYSVWSTDSNGNYISNLIGGVSGSSASLVSFESGFHQDLNGDGVIGASAAATAVIESFGSTKLVQVGSKFYLDNIGSGAGPELKYNNSPFVAGQAGGWSPIGVEQIGSGYQVAWKVDGADNYSVWSTDRDGNYISNLIGGVSGTSASLVSFESSFHQDLNGDGVIGASPAPTAGIEAFGSNKLASAKFYFGNLGNGGASPELKHDGLPFADGHAGNLIGGVLGSSASLAALESNFHQDLNGDGVIGALHGAVLNGEQHSGFFF